Below is a genomic region from Methanosphaera sp. ISO3-F5.
ACTATCTAATAATCATGGGGATGAATTTTTCTTGTTTTCTTAAAATTTTTGATAGAATAAATTAGTTTTATTTTTTGTTGATTAAATGAGTGTTGTTATTTAATTAAAAGTAGTTATGTTCTTATATGTTTGTTTAAATTGGTGATTATTTGTTTTATTTTTTGTACTGTGTTATATGTACTGTTTTAGTTAATATCTGATATTTATCAACTTGTTTATTTGTATGGATTTTGTTCTGTTTTGTATTTCTAATTTTAAGTTTGTATAAGTCTATAAATAGTGGTAAGAGTAATATATATTATTATGAAGTCGAATAAAACTCTTACCAATAATATATTAGATTTAACTTGTCTTAAAGATATCGTTTCTGGTGATATTGATGAAATTATTTTTCCTGATTGTTTATCTCCTGATTTTTTATTAATCTTTAAAATGATGGGTTTACTTGATTTTAAGGTTACTTATGTTCTTACTGATGAAGTATGTGGTGATTGTGGTTGTAAATTACATTCTAAGGGTTATCATACTCGTAAACCTAATGGCATTCCTGTTAGTGTTAAGGATTATTCCTGTCCAGAATGTGGTAATCGTATTGTAACTAATTTTAATGAATTTATTGATAATTATTCTGTTTATACTTCTACTGTTAAAGAGTGGGGTGTTAAATTATCCGAGATTGGTGAAGAATCATATGAAAAGAAGTCTGAATTGTTTGAAGCACTTTTTGATATACATTTACCAAAATCTACGGTTTTTTATCATGAAAATAATACTGCAGATTCATACCTTGAAGAAAAAGAAAAACAGGTAGAACAACAAGTAGAAAAAGAAAATCTTAAAGATAGTGGCAAATATCACTATGATGAGCAATTTCCATCACAAAATGGAGAATATATGTCACGGTTAATGATTATTGATGCAAATACCCAATATCCTTATGAAGATTTTCTGGAATATGCAACACTATTTGACACGGAAATTATTGAAAAATATTTCCACCAAATACTGGACGACATACCACATGAAATAATGATAACCGACGGATATTCAGCTTATCCTCCTATAATAGAAGAATTTAACATGATACAACAAAGATGCGTCTTTCACATGATGTACAACGTAGGAATGGAAGTATATCCAGTTATCCGAAGAATCACACGTAAAAACAATGGAAAATACCATAAATTAGAAGAAATCAACGAAAAAATACATAAAAAACTAGAAAAATACAAACCACACATGGGACCAATAACAGATAAAAAACAGAAAAAACTACACAATGACATCAAAACACTAGAAAAAGAAATCAAAAACATAAAAAAACAAATAAAACACAACAAAAAACAGATCAAAGAACTAAACAACTACCTTGAAAGAATATCCAACATATTCAAAGCAGAAAACATAAAACTAGCAAAAGGACGCCTATCACACTTAACCAACAATATACAGTTTTTACCAGATTCAGTAGCAACTAGCATCAAAAGAATTAAAAATAACTTCAACGAACTAACACAATACCTAAACAACGAAGCAATACCAAAAACCAACAACATAATAGAATTATACTTCAAAACAACACTTCCACGTCAACTAAAAAGAAGATACAGAACAATACGAGGACTAAAGAGAAGACTTAAAAGTGCAAGAATACGATGGATCCACAGAAACGTACTACAAAACAAAAAACCCATCAACAACTTCTTCAAAATCAATCCCAAAAAACCAACATTCCCATAGATTCTGAACAGTGCCACTATTAAATTCAATTCATTATATAATGTATTTATACAATTTTATATATAAATATACCTAAAAAATATTAGTAATAATTAAAATAAAATTAAATACAGGAAATATATAAAAAACTAAATAAAATCAATAAATTATAATAAAAATAGAAATATTTAAAGTATAAAAAAATTAGTTATATCTGAGAGTTATTGCACATCCTCTGAAAATTATATGTTCAAGCCGTATGTCTTGAAAGGGACACGTACGATTAATATGAGAATAGGTGAGGGGAACATTTTAAAAAAAGTAGGTGGAATAAATAAATATTTACTCCCTATTTAACTTTAAAAATAGTCTTAGCAGTAGTTTTTTTATAGTTAGTACTACCGACAAATGTTACTGTTACCGTATTAGTGCCTTTGGTGATTGTTTTATAATTGTATGTGTAAACACCCTGTTTATTTGTTTTAACAAGCGCTGTTTTCTTGTTGATTTTAATTTTCACTAGACTGTTAATGACTGGTGACTTGAAGCTATCGGTTAATTTACCTGTTATTTTTACTTTTTTGCCCTTGGTTTTTGTGCTTATCTTGTTTACTGTTAGTTTGGTTGCACGTGCTACTGTTTTGAATGTAGTTTTCTTTGTTACTGCTTTGTAGTATTTATTGCCTGCATATGTAACAGTTACATTATTGATTCCTACCTTATTAGCCACTACTTTGACTGTGTATACTCCTTTGTTACTGGTTTTAGCTGTGTATGTTTTCGTGTTTATTTTTACCTTGATTGTAGCATTTTTGATTATGATTCCGTTTGTGTCTTTGAGTTTTCCTATTATTGTAATATTTTCCTTGTATATTTTTTGTTTAAGTGCTGGTAAGGTAATATTTGTATTTTTTTTAACATTAAATGTTGTTTTTACGGAGGTTGGTGCATTATTTGAATCTCCGCAGTATACTGCGGTTATGTTATTTAATCCTGTTTTTGTAGTTTTGTATGTGAAGTTATATGTGCCCTTATTTATTTTGGTTGTATATATTTGATTATTGATTAATAATTTAACAGTTCCATTTTGGATTGACTTATTGTTATTGCTTGCTTTACCTTTTATTTGGATATTTTTTCCAAAATCTATGTTTGGAATATTTTCTATGGTTATTTTTGATTTTTTTGTAAAGTCATATTTTTTCTTAGTGGTTGATGTCATATATTTTTTTGTTTCACCGGAGATAAGCTCAATTACATAATAATTAGATTTTTGACTCCAATTATTTAACTCTTTGTAGGGTATTGTTATAATGAACTCACCATTTTTATCAGGTGTTATATTAACTTCTTTTTCTATATCTAGAACATCCTCATTTTCAATTCCCATATCTAAATTTTGGTATACTCTTACTTTTGTGATGTTTTGATTTGTCACTGTTTTATTATATTTATCTCGTATTTGTCCTATGCATACTAGATTATCATTTTTTGATTGTGTAGCTGAAACATTATTGTATGGATATATTTTAATAGTAGTTTCTATAGCACTAGAAACAAAAAATTGATAATAAATACTATATGTTTCCATATATTTTTTTGTTCCATTATAATATGCTTCTAATTCATAGTTTCCTCGTCTAAATGGTGTTATTGTTAATGTGTATACTCCGTTTTTGTCTGTTTTAACACTGTAATATTCTTCATAAGAATCTGGATAATCATAATATTTCAAGGTTAGTTCTATTGTTTGATTTGCTATTCCCCATCCATTGTCTGCTACTCGTAAACTTCCTTTGATTTTTATTGGTTCATTATCCATGTATCGAGTTTTTTCTTTGACTATTTTTATTTCAGTGTTGAATGTTGTTATTGCTAACTTGGTTTTGTTTGTTGAGGAGTAATATAAATTATTACCTTTAAATGAAGCGTTTATATGAAAATTCATATCATCATATTTTTTTAACCATATATCATAGACTCGCATATTAAGATCGAATCGTCCATTTTTATCCGTTGTTAAATCATAGTTTATTTCGTCTACAGTTAGGGTTATTGTTTCATTTGATATTGGATTTTCATCAATTTCTTTTAAGTACCCGTATATTTTATAATCTTCCATATATGCTGCTTTATTTTTATTTAATAAAAGAGATATGGCTGTCTTTTTTTTAGTTGTGTTTGTTGTATTTGAACTATTATTATCCTCTTTTTTTACAGAATTATCTCTTTTATTTTTGTTTATTTTCTTTTCTTGTATGTTGTTTTTCATTTTTTGTTTTGTTGTTGTAATGTTCTTTTCGATTGGTACTATTTTTTCTTTTGATATCGTGTTTGTTTTACCATCATCAGATACTTCAGTTGCATTAACTATACCTATTAGTAGTAGTATGATTATGAAAAGTAGTATCACACATTTAATTTTCTTATTTATCATTTTAATCATCTTTTTTCCTGAGTTCTTTGATTATAATTATTTAAAATAAATTATTGGTTCCTTAATTATTTTACTTTAAATGATGTTTTAATACTACTTTTCTTGTAATTAGTTGTTGCCTGGTAGGTTACTGTTATATTTTTGATTCCTTTGGTGGTTGTTTTGTAATTGAAAGTGTATATTCCTTTGTTATTTGTTTTTACTGTCATGGTTTTAGTGTTAATTTTTATTTTCACTTTACCTGTCTTTATCAGTGTTCCAAGATTATCTGTTAGTTTACCTGTTATCTTTACTGTTTTACCTTTAGTTGTAGTAGATATCTTATTAACGGTTAGTTTGGTTGCACGTGCTACTGTTTTAAATGTGGTCTTCTTTGTAACTGATTTGTAATAATTGTTTCCAGTATATGTTACTGTTACATTATTTGTTCCTACTTTATTAGCTACTATTCGGACTGTGTAGACACCTTTACTGTTTGTTTTAGTTGTGTATGTTTTCGTGTTTATTTTTACCTTGATTGTAGCATTTTTGATTATGATTCCGTTTGCGTCTTTTAGTTTTCCTGTTATTGTAATGTTTTCTT
It encodes:
- a CDS encoding Ig-like domain-containing protein, producing MIKMINKKIKCVILLFIIILLLIGIVNATEVSDDGKTNTISKEKIVPIEKNITTTKQKMKNNIQEKKINKNKRDNSVKKEDNNSSNTTNTTKKKTAISLLLNKNKAAYMEDYKIYGYLKEIDENPISNETITLTVDEINYDLTTDKNGRFDLNMRVYDIWLKKYDDMNFHINASFKGNNLYYSSTNKTKLAITTFNTEIKIVKEKTRYMDNEPIKIKGSLRVADNGWGIANQTIELTLKYYDYPDSYEEYYSVKTDKNGVYTLTITPFRRGNYELEAYYNGTKKYMETYSIYYQFFVSSAIETTIKIYPYNNVSATQSKNDNLVCIGQIRDKYNKTVTNQNITKVRVYQNLDMGIENEDVLDIEKEVNITPDKNGEFIITIPYKELNNWSQKSNYYVIELISGETKKYMTSTTKKKYDFTKKSKITIENIPNIDFGKNIQIKGKASNNNKSIQNGTVKLLINNQIYTTKINKGTYNFTYKTTKTGLNNITAVYCGDSNNAPTSVKTTFNVKKNTNITLPALKQKIYKENITIIGKLKDTNGIIIKNATIKVKINTKTYTAKTSNKGVYTVKVVANKVGINNVTVTYAGNKYYKAVTKKTTFKTVARATKLTVNKISTKTKGKKVKITGKLTDSFKSPVINSLVKIKINKKTALVKTNKQGVYTYNYKTITKGTNTVTVTFVGSTNYKKTTAKTIFKVK